The following coding sequences lie in one Coregonus clupeaformis isolate EN_2021a unplaced genomic scaffold, ASM2061545v1 scaf0074, whole genome shotgun sequence genomic window:
- the LOC121548325 gene encoding dnaJ homolog subfamily A member 2, which produces MANVVDTKLYDILGVSPTATENELKKSYRKLAKEYHPDKNPNAGDKFKEISFAYEVLTNPEKKELYDRYGEQGLREGGGGGGGMDDIFSHIFGGGLFGFMGGQGRSRNGGRRRGEDMVHPLKVSLEDLYNGKTTKLQLSKNVLCGTCNGQGGKTGAVQKCVACRGRGMRIMIRQLAPGMVQQMQSVCTDCNGEGEVINEKDRCKKCEGKKVSKEVKILEVHVDKGMKHGQKITFGGEADQAPGVEPGDIVLVLQEKEHETYKREAHDLHMTHKIGLVEALCGFQFTLKHLDGRQIVVKYAAGKVIEPGSVRVVRGEGMPQYRNPFEKGDLYIKFDVQFPDNNWISPDKLNELEDLLPTRAEAPIVSGDAEEVDLQDYDVSQGSSGGRREAYNDSSDDEGGHHGPGVQCAHQ; this is translated from the exons ATGGCAAACGTTGTCGATACTAAATTATATGACATCCTAGGTGTGTCCCCCACTGCCACTGAAAATGAGTTGAAAAAG TCATACCGGAAGCTAGCAAAGGAATATCACCCCGATAAAAACCCAAATGCTGGCGACAAG TTCAAGGAGATCAGTTTTGCGTATGAAGTGTTGACTAATCCAGAGAAGAAGGAGCTATATGATCGCTATGGGGAGCAGGGACTGCGggaaggaggtggaggtggtgggggaATGGATGACATCTTTTCACACATCTTCGGCGGCGGACTCTTTGGCTTCATGGGCGGGCAGGGGCGCAGCCGAAATGGTGGTAGACgaagaggagaggacatggtTCACCCACTCAA AGTTTCACTGGAAGACCTGTACAATGGAAAAACAACTAAACTGCAACTGAGCAAGAATGTTCTTTGTGGCACTTGTAATGG CCAGGGTGGGAAGACTGGCGCGGTTCAGAAGTGTGTGGCCTGCAGGGGGCGTGGTATGCGCATCATGATCAGACAGTTGGCTCCTGGGATGGTCCAACAAATGCAGTCAGTTTGTACTGATTGTAATGGAGAAG GTGAGGTCATCAACGAGAAAGACCGCTGTAAAAAGTGTGAGGGCAAGAAGGTTAGCAAGGAGGTGAAAATCCTGGAGGTCCATGTCGACAAGGGCATGAAGCATGGGCAGAAGATCACCTTCGGAGGGGAAGCTGACCAGGCGCCTGGGGTAGAGCCAGGAGACATTGTCCTCGTCTTGCAAGAGAAAGAGCACGAG ACATACAAAAGAGAGGCCCATGACCTGCACATGACCCATAAGATTGGCCTTGTTGAAGCACTTTGTGGATTCCAGTTTACGTTGAAACACTTAGACGGCAGACAGATTGTAGTCAAGTACGCTGCTGGCAAAGTCATTGAGCCAG GCTCGGTCAGAGTTGTGCGAGGTGAGGGGATGCCACAGTACCGTAATCCGTTTGAAAAAGGAGATCTGTATATTAAATTTGATGTGCAGTTCCCAGACAACAACTGGATCAGCCCCGATAAACTCAAT GAGCTGGAAGACTTGCTGCCAACACGTGCCGAGGCTCCCATAGTGTCTGGGGACGCAGAGGAGGTGGACCTGCAGGACTACGACGTCAGCCAGGGCTCGTCTGGAGGACGACGTGAGGCCTACAACGACAGCTCAGATGATGAGGGAGGCCACCACGGCCCTGGAGTGCAGTGTGCCCACCAGTAG